In the Rubrivivax gelatinosus IL144 genome, GAACGAGGACGGTGGTGCGGAGGATGGGCATCGTGGAGTCTCCGAAACGGGGACGAAGGGAGCGGAGAGCGTTGTTATAGCAAGCCGCCACCGGCCGTCGGCACGCGACATCGCGGCCCGCGCCGCTGGGTTCGTGCCTTCAACGGTCCTTCATTTCGATCGTGTCGTCGTACTCGTCCAGCTTGGACATGACCGCGCTGTTCTTCGCGTACTTCGACTTCAGCGCCGCCAGGCGGGCATCCGTTCCCGTGCAATAGATCTTTGCCTGCTCGAGGACTTCCTTCATGCGCTCAGGGTCCGGAGGATCAGGAACTTCTCCGGCGAAGTGCTCGCAAGCGTCCCTGTCCGCCACGAACTTGTGGAAGTCGGCGAGGTCTTCTTCGGGCTGGGCGCTGCAAGCTGCCGTGAGGACGATGGACACCGCGGCCGTCAGCCTCGCGGCGCCACCGTCATTTCGCCGGAGCCGCCCCATGCGGCCAGCCGATCCTTGTCGCGCCACTCTTGATGACCTCATCAGCCAGCACTCAGCCGTTCCGACCTGAGCTCGCGATACCCGAACTCCAGGTCGACCTGCACGACGATGTCGGCCCGCTCGCGGCGCGGAAGCACCCAGGCGCAGTAATCCCGCCACTCGCGCTCCACCCGGGCCGCCGCCTCGTGCGCCGACATGCCGCGCTTGCGCTGGTTGGCGCGCACACGCAGCTCGCGGGCCGTGGCCTCGTCGGCGTCGATGAAGACCTTCAAATGCGTATGCGGCGCGAGATCCGGATGAAGCGCATGGATGCCCTCGACGACGAGCACGTCTGCGGGCGAGACCGTGCTCGCCTCGGCGCTCTTCATGCCGGTCCTGTTGTCGTAACGGCGCACGCCGAACGCCTGGCGCGCGAGGAAACGAACGAGTGCGGCCCGCAGCGCCGCCATGTCGATCGACCGCAGGTCGTAGCCGCTGATGCCGATCGCGTCGCGTTCGGCGCGGTCGCGCATGAAGTCATCGGTGGAAATCGCGTCGGCGGCGAGGCCGAACTGCCGCAACGCCGCCACGAGTTGCGCGGCCACCGTCGACTTGCCGGTGTCGGCCCAGCCGCAGAGCGCGATGACGAACGGCTCGTCGCGGCCGGGCATCGAGGCGTGGACGCGGGCGGCCAGGGCTTCGGGGAGGTTCACATTCGGCATGAGAGTGCAGCAGAGCCGCAAATACAACCAGCCTTATGAAGGCTCACGCACTGCGCACCAGCCAGTCGGCGCTGGGCACGTACTACCGGCGCTCGTGCGCCCGCATGGACAAGGCCAAAGCCGTCACGGCCGCCGCGCACAAGCTCGCCCGGCTGATCTACAGCCTGCTGAGCAAGGGCCAGGAGTACACCGATCAAGCTCAGGCCTACTACGAGGAGCGATACCGCCAGCGCGTGCTGCACAACCTGCAGCGCAAGGCGCAGCGGCTCGGCATGTCGCTCGTACCGGTCACGCCTGACTCAGCCACCGTCTAGAAAACTTCGCCTGCATCAATCACTTGGGAGGATTTCTTGAGAGGCCGCACTATGCCCACGGGTGCGGTGCTGGTGGCCGCCAGTCTGAAAGGTAAAGCCGCAGCGTGGGGTTGTCCCACTCGTTGCGTTGGTTTCTCGGATCCATATAGTCCTCGAACCCGCGGCGTTTGCAGAGCATTTCGCCTTCCTCCGAGGTGCACTCAACGTCTATGTACTTCGCTCCGGCATTGCGCAACGTCTCGATGGAGGCGAGAAGTAGCCTCGACCCGAGCCCTTGACCCCTGGCGCCTGGTTTGACTTCGACAATATGAACATCGCCGCTGTCTGTGAACATCTGGAAAATGGCAAAGCCGACGATCCGTCCCTCGGAAAAGGCGCATAGCCCTTCACCTCTT is a window encoding:
- a CDS encoding uridine kinase family protein, producing the protein MNLPEALAARVHASMPGRDEPFVIALCGWADTGKSTVAAQLVAALRQFGLAADAISTDDFMRDRAERDAIGISGYDLRSIDMAALRAALVRFLARQAFGVRRYDNRTGMKSAEASTVSPADVLVVEGIHALHPDLAPHTHLKVFIDADEATARELRVRANQRKRGMSAHEAAARVEREWRDYCAWVLPRRERADIVVQVDLEFGYRELRSERLSAG
- a CDS encoding GNAT family N-acetyltransferase gives rise to the protein MIEIQPATSDHLPDVLEWLKAEEEDSGTGFYCNRNVIAKSFARGEGLCAFSEGRIVGFAIFQMFTDSGDVHIVEVKPGARGQGLGSRLLLASIETLRNAGAKYIDVECTSEEGEMLCKRRGFEDYMDPRNQRNEWDNPTLRLYLSDWRPPAPHPWA